A window of Silurus meridionalis isolate SWU-2019-XX chromosome 4, ASM1480568v1, whole genome shotgun sequence contains these coding sequences:
- the naglu gene encoding alpha-N-acetylglucosaminidase, translated as MSTGIKRGLFHTLVASVFFGLVSGTGQFQTLDHLRPKSSDATQARAVRELLWRLLSETSRDFVVSVNGSVSAGGADVSELRTGRNSTVEVAASSGVAAAAGVYYYLKYYCNCHVSWSGDQLRVPRPLPRIAGVLRVGTPHRFRYYQNVCTQSYSSVWWDWSRWQREIDWMALNGINLPLAFTGQEALWQQVYTSMGLNQTELDEFFTGPAFLAWNRMGNLFKFGGPLPRSWHDKQLSLQVKILAQMRSLGMIPVLPAFSGIVPPGVIRLFPEANVTKLGPWSHFNCTYSCAYVLDPRDPLFTRIGSLFLSHVVEEFGTDHIYNTDTFNEMTPASSDPAYLASISQAVFATMTSVDEQAIWLMQGWLFISNPEFWKPLQIQALLRGVPQGRMIVLDLFAESMPVFKYTESFYGQPFIWCMLHNFGGNSGLFGAIESINSGPFEARKFPGTTLVGLGMAPEGIEQNPVVYELMAELAWREDAINLTHWATLYARRRYGTDNESLALAWRLLFGSVYNCTVPGYKNHNRSPLVHRPSLKMQTEVWYDPKDVYEAWKLLLDAAPSLISVGTFRYDLADVTRQAVQLLTTEFYKDIRDAYQARKLQDLLTAGGVLVYDLLPELDRLLSSDAHFLLGAWLERARSMGADEREAEMYELNARNQITLWGPDGNILDYASKEWAGLTDDYYAQRWRLFVSTLVDCVAQGQPFKQDVFNEASFQNEKDFVYNGKRYPSKPSGDTREIAGRIFLKYYPYVLKRLQP; from the exons atgtccacAGGAATCAAACGCGGTTTATTTCACACTCTGGTCGCGTCGGTGTTTTTCGGGCTCGTTTCGGGAACCGGACAGTTCCAGACTTTGGATCATCTGCGGCCGAAATCCAGCGACGCGACGCAGGCGAGAGCCGTGCGCGAGCTCCTGTGGAGGCTGCTCAGCGAAACATCGCGAGATTTCGTGGTGTCCGTGAACGGCTCGGTGTCCGCCGGCGGCGCGGACGTGAGCGAGCTGCGCACGGGGAGGAACAGCACGGTGGAGGTCGCGGCCAGTAGCGGCGTGGCGGCCGCCGCCGGCGTCTATTACTACCTGAAGTACTACTGCAACTGCCACGTGTCGTGGTCCGGGGATCAGCTGCGCGTGCCCCGGCCTCTACCCCGAATCGCGGGCGTTCTGCGAGTCGGCACGCCGCACAG ATTCAGGTACTACCAGAACGTGTGTACTCAGAGCTACTCGAGTGTGTGGTGGGACTGGTCACGATGGCAGCGAGAGATTGACTGGATGGCACTGAATGGCATCAACCTGCCCCTGGCCTTCACCGGGCAGGAGGCGCTGTGGCAGCAG GTATACACGTCTATGGGTCTAAACCAGACGGAGCTCGATGAGTTCTTTACAGGCCCAGCGTTTCTTGCGTGGAACCGCATGGGGAATCTGTTCAAGTTTGGAGGACCTCTGCCCCGGTCCTGGCACGACAAACAGCTCtctctgcag GTCAAAATCTTAGCACAGATGAGGTCTTTGGGAATGATTCCCGTTCTGCCAGCGTTCTCAGGGATCGTGCCTCCTGGAGTCATACG CTTGTTTCCTGAAGCCAACGTGACCAAGCTGGGGCCATGGAGCCATTTTAACTGTACGTACTCCTGTGCGTATGTCCTGGACCCTCGTGACCCACTGTTTACGCGCATCGGATCTCTGTTCCTGTCCCATGTGGTCGAAGAGTTCGGGACGGACCACATCTACAACACGGACACCTTTAATGAGATGACTCCTGCCTCCTCAGACCCCGCCTACCTGGCATCCATCAGTCAAGCGGTGTTCGCCACTATGACCTCAG TGGACGAGCAGGCCATTTGGCTGATGCAGGGCTGGTTGTTCATAAGCAACCCAGAGTTCTGGAAACCTCTGCAGATCCAGGCGCTCCTCCGCGGAGTCCCCCAGGGACGCATGATCGTCCTGGACCTCTTTGCCGAGTCCATGCCCGTTTTTAAATACACAGAGTCGTTCTACGGTCAGCCCTTCATCTGGTGCATGCTGCACAACTTCGGAGGCAACAGTGGCCTGTTCGGCGCCATAGAGAGCATTAACTCCGGGCCGTTCGAAGCTCGGAAGTTTCCTGGAACCACTCTGGTGGGTTTGGGCATGGCGCCTGAGGGCATAGAGCAAAACCCGGTTGTTTATGAGCTAATGGCCGAGCTGGCGTGGCGCGAAGACGCGATTAATCTGACCCATTGGGCGACGCTGTATGCCAGGCGCCGCTATGGCACGGATAACGAGAGCCTGGCACTTGCTTGGCGCCTGCTATTTGGAAGTGTGTACAACTGTACTGTTCCTGGGTACAAGAACCACAACCGGAGTCCTCTGGTCCACCGACCGTCTCTGAAGATGCAGACCGAAGTTTGGTATGATCCAAAAGATGTCTATGAGGCATGGAAGCTGCTGTTAGATGCAGCCCCTTCGCTGATTTCTGTTGGTACGTTCCGTTACGACCTGGCGGATGTGACTCGTCAGGCTGTTCAGCTCCTCACGACAGAGTTCTACAAGGACATACGAGATGCATACCAG GCCCGAAAGCTTCAGGACCTGCTGACAGCTGGAGGTGTGCTCGTCTACGACCTCTTACCCGAGCTGGACCGCCTCCTCTCGAGTGATGCGCACTTCCTGTTAGGGGCGTGGCTCGAGCGAGCGCGGTCGATGGGCGCGGACGAACGCGAGGCGGAGATGTACGAGCTGAACGCCCGCAATCAGATCACCTTGTGGGGACCGGACGGCAACATCCTAGACTATGCTAGCAAAGAGTGGGCGGGGCTAACGGACGATTACTACGCGCAGCGCTGGAGACTCTTTGTAAGCACCCTCGTGGACTGCGTGGCCCAGGGCCAACCTTTCAAGCAGGACGTTTTCAACGAGGCCTCGTTCCAAAACGAGAAAGACTTCGTATACAACGGGAAGAGGTACCCCTCCAAACCAAGTGGGGACACACGCGAGATCGCTGGACGGATATTCCTTAAATACTACCCTTATGTTCTAAAGAGGTTACAACCATAA